Proteins found in one Exiguobacterium sp. 9-2 genomic segment:
- a CDS encoding MarR family winged helix-turn-helix transcriptional regulator, protein MSISCTEKGRLIYALVSVNKTIAQKFDLCTDGFSQTRMDLLAQLQVDQTISQKELQKRVNVDHAAVTRHLKHLESTGMIARERSAADNRVILVSLTEQGATRIAQLREQKDEFLEDLLEGFSAEEQRTLAEMIQRIEANADALPKLKEESI, encoded by the coding sequence TTGAGTATCTCCTGCACTGAAAAAGGACGATTGATCTATGCACTCGTTTCTGTCAATAAGACGATTGCTCAAAAATTCGATCTCTGTACGGATGGTTTTAGTCAGACTCGAATGGATCTACTCGCTCAACTACAAGTCGATCAAACGATTAGCCAAAAAGAGTTACAAAAACGCGTCAATGTGGATCATGCGGCAGTGACCCGTCATCTCAAGCACCTGGAATCGACCGGGATGATTGCTCGCGAGCGTTCAGCTGCTGACAATCGGGTGATTCTTGTTTCTTTAACGGAACAAGGGGCGACGCGCATCGCTCAATTACGCGAACAAAAAGATGAGTTTCTCGAGGATCTACTCGAAGGATTCTCTGCTGAAGAACAACGGACGTTAGCTGAGATGATTCAGCGCATCGAAGCAAACGCTGACGCATTACCTAAACTAAAAGAGGAGTCGATTTAA
- a CDS encoding ABC transporter ATP-binding protein, whose product MIRLEHVTKEFAPGRGIFDVSFTVEPGMIFGFIGPNGSGKSTTLRHLMGLLAADDGKAIVGGFDCWNQSKEVKQLVGYLPGEISLPGDMTGADMLDLMQRLHGSDPARRQLLLKRFPFETKTKIRKMSKGMKQKLALVGCFMKDAPVYLLDEPTSGLDPLMQERFLEWIEQEKQAGKAILMSSHHFPEMEKSCDRAALIKAGRIIVESDIHALIRSSRKVYTIVFQSETEAAQFAMQVGVEPKRTEVSFQTDETLTLNQVIAFLTQYDVRLIRQSADDLEQVFLHYYGEEEPS is encoded by the coding sequence ATGATCCGTTTGGAGCATGTGACGAAGGAATTTGCGCCGGGACGGGGGATATTCGATGTCAGTTTTACGGTTGAGCCGGGTATGATATTCGGTTTTATCGGACCAAATGGATCCGGAAAATCAACGACGCTCCGGCATTTAATGGGACTACTGGCTGCGGACGATGGAAAAGCAATCGTGGGCGGTTTTGATTGCTGGAATCAAAGTAAAGAAGTAAAGCAGTTGGTCGGTTATTTACCGGGTGAAATTAGTCTGCCTGGAGACATGACAGGAGCAGACATGCTGGATTTGATGCAGCGACTACACGGCAGCGATCCGGCACGGCGGCAATTGTTGTTGAAACGGTTTCCCTTTGAGACGAAGACAAAAATCCGAAAGATGTCAAAAGGAATGAAACAAAAACTGGCACTTGTCGGTTGTTTCATGAAGGATGCGCCGGTCTACCTACTCGATGAGCCGACAAGTGGACTTGATCCCTTGATGCAAGAGCGTTTTTTAGAGTGGATTGAACAGGAGAAACAAGCGGGAAAAGCGATCTTGATGAGTTCGCATCACTTTCCAGAGATGGAAAAGTCGTGTGATCGAGCCGCTTTAATCAAAGCGGGTCGCATCATCGTCGAATCCGATATTCATGCGTTGATTCGATCGAGTCGAAAGGTGTACACGATCGTTTTTCAAAGCGAGACGGAAGCGGCGCAATTCGCGATGCAAGTCGGCGTTGAACCGAAGCGGACAGAAGTCAGTTTTCAAACGGATGAGACGTTGACCTTAAATCAGGTGATTGCTTTTTTAACGCAGTATGATGTGCGATTGATCCGACAATCGGCGGATGATCTAGAACAGGTCTTTTTGCATTATTACGGCGAGGAGGAACCATCGTGA
- a CDS encoding DUF975 family protein, whose amino-acid sequence MSSQLKKAAKESLSGRWGFAVLAFLLFSIIQGVPNLFGSDIDEPSSSIDLVVSLVSILLIPVGVGWTWIAMSIARGEETKVTDLFEPYGMFLKVVGLAIVQFIFIALWTLLLIIPGIIKSFSYLLTYYILRDEPSIGILEAITRSRQLMDGHKMEAFLLFLSFIGWALLVIVTLGLAVLWVGPYFSVTLAKFYDRIRGEQAPEQTSDFVAPY is encoded by the coding sequence ATGTCATCTCAATTAAAAAAAGCAGCGAAGGAGTCGCTCAGCGGTCGTTGGGGATTTGCAGTCCTAGCTTTTCTGCTGTTTAGTATTATTCAGGGTGTTCCTAATTTATTTGGATCGGATATCGATGAGCCGTCTAGTAGTATAGATCTCGTTGTATCATTGGTGTCGATTTTATTGATTCCAGTAGGAGTCGGTTGGACATGGATTGCCATGTCGATTGCTCGTGGCGAAGAAACGAAAGTGACGGATTTGTTTGAGCCATATGGTATGTTCCTGAAAGTGGTGGGGCTGGCCATTGTTCAGTTCATCTTTATCGCGCTCTGGACGTTACTCTTAATCATCCCTGGTATCATCAAGTCATTCTCTTACTTGTTGACGTACTACATCCTTCGGGATGAGCCGTCAATCGGTATTCTCGAGGCAATTACACGCTCACGGCAACTCATGGATGGACACAAGATGGAAGCATTCTTGCTCTTCTTATCGTTTATCGGTTGGGCGTTGCTTGTCATCGTTACGCTTGGTCTTGCTGTCCTATGGGTCGGACCATACTTCAGTGTCACGCTTGCCAAATTCTACGATCGTATTCGTGGGGAGCAGGCGCCAGAGCAGACATCAGATTTCGTCGCACCATACTAA
- a CDS encoding DUF817 domain-containing protein: MKAIRHLIRFTYIEAVCCVFPVMIFAALALSRYLPAEPVARYDLLLLWCLLVQIVLLVTRYETLEEFKLILLFHVIGLALELFKVNVGSWSYPEQALTKVAGVPLYAGFMYASVASYVCQAFRRFHLRFTAFPPPWLAISVGSLVYLNFFTHHWIFDARWLLMVLVVLVFYKSWVHFTIEQTIYRMPLVLSFLLIAFFIWIAENIVTFFKGWVYPHQERGWEVVDLGKLSSWFLLVIITVLIVIVAKYKQRDPAVEIYQRT; encoded by the coding sequence ATGAAAGCGATTCGACACCTGATTCGTTTTACATACATAGAAGCCGTCTGTTGCGTCTTTCCCGTCATGATTTTCGCAGCGCTTGCTCTTTCACGTTATCTTCCTGCTGAACCGGTCGCTCGATACGATCTCCTGTTGCTATGGTGTCTTCTCGTCCAAATCGTCTTACTTGTCACGCGTTATGAAACGCTGGAAGAGTTCAAACTGATCTTACTCTTTCACGTGATTGGTCTAGCACTTGAACTGTTCAAAGTGAACGTTGGGTCTTGGAGTTATCCGGAACAGGCTCTAACGAAAGTGGCTGGTGTTCCTTTGTATGCAGGATTCATGTATGCAAGTGTCGCAAGTTATGTCTGTCAAGCGTTCCGAAGATTTCATTTACGCTTCACAGCATTTCCACCACCTTGGCTTGCGATCAGCGTAGGCAGTCTCGTCTATCTCAACTTCTTCACACACCACTGGATCTTCGATGCACGCTGGCTATTGATGGTCCTTGTCGTCCTTGTCTTCTATAAGTCATGGGTTCATTTTACGATCGAGCAGACGATCTACCGGATGCCGCTCGTCCTGTCTTTTTTACTGATCGCGTTCTTTATTTGGATCGCTGAGAATATCGTGACGTTCTTTAAAGGGTGGGTCTATCCACATCAGGAAAGAGGATGGGAAGTCGTTGATCTCGGAAAGTTGTCTTCTTGGTTCCTGCTTGTGATCATCACGGTCCTGATCGTCATCGTCGCGAAATACAAGCAACGGGATCCGGCTGTGGAGATATATCAGCGTACATAG
- a CDS encoding ABC transporter permease subunit has translation MLLIRSLFKQVRKPVLAYAIGTSLYLLMLALLYPSMMKTGLLEAKLQALPPEVLKAFQYDKVTGFNNVLDLLGGNYYGLIFQVIASLFLLSLAARLVARPIDNGELIVYLAAPITRNDYTLAVASVIGLASLLFVTLNGLVLMVADWWMSGITIDTMVLWRIQLNALMLLFAIGTFTLFIATLFDEERRAFSLAGSVLVLSIVLTILSELSDKTEWLRYLSVFSLFNTTQLLEGTNHFLLHSVILFVLFLIFLTGAFVQFGRRSLSI, from the coding sequence ATGTTGCTAATCCGCTCTTTATTCAAGCAAGTCAGAAAGCCTGTTCTTGCTTATGCGATTGGAACGAGTCTTTATTTGTTGATGCTTGCGTTGCTTTATCCATCGATGATGAAGACAGGTTTATTAGAAGCAAAGCTTCAAGCATTACCCCCGGAAGTCTTAAAAGCATTCCAATACGATAAGGTGACAGGATTCAATAATGTGCTTGATCTGCTCGGTGGGAATTATTACGGATTGATCTTCCAAGTCATCGCGAGTCTATTTTTACTCTCGCTAGCAGCACGACTCGTCGCGCGACCAATCGACAATGGAGAATTGATCGTCTACCTAGCGGCACCGATCACACGAAATGACTATACGTTAGCAGTTGCAAGCGTCATCGGACTCGCTAGTCTTCTTTTCGTCACGCTGAACGGTCTCGTATTGATGGTAGCGGATTGGTGGATGAGCGGAATTACGATCGATACTATGGTATTATGGCGAATTCAACTCAATGCGCTAATGTTACTCTTTGCAATTGGTACATTTACGTTATTCATTGCGACGTTATTCGATGAAGAACGACGTGCTTTTTCGCTTGCTGGTAGTGTACTCGTCCTATCGATCGTCTTGACGATTCTGTCTGAACTGAGTGACAAGACAGAGTGGCTCCGTTATCTATCCGTCTTCTCCTTATTCAATACGACGCAATTACTAGAAGGAACGAATCATTTTCTGCTCCATTCGGTCATCCTATTCGTCCTATTTCTCATTTTCTTGACTGGAGCATTCGTTCAATTCGGGCGTCGAAGTCTGTCGATTTGA
- a CDS encoding DEAD/DEAH box helicase, whose amino-acid sequence MTRIRFNDFNLSTPILDSIEQLGYTAPTEVQQSVIPVVLSGKDVIVKSRTGSGKTASFAIPLCELVEWEENKPQVLVLTPTRELALQVKEDIMNIGRYKRIKATAVFGKQPFRGQVTELKQKTHVVVGTPGRVRDHIERGTLSLEKIRYVVLDEADEMLNMGFLDQVDAILSELPKDRMTLLFSATFPEDIAQLSNRYMDAPKRIEAGETVVSTITHSYIPVTDKTKFAILKDVLVAENPDRCMIFCRTKEHVDFVANGLRAHDYPVEAIHGGMEQDDRLDAMKAFRAGKFRILVATDVAARGIDIENITHVIQYDLPVERESYVHRTGRTGRAGATGQAISLVTPADERRLKEIEQYHGKLTRRQAPTEKDLMRTADAFEEKMATADTRSSKTEQLDADIMKLFFNGGKKKKLRAVDFVGTIAKIEGVTADDIGIISIQDTLTYVDILNGKGPLVLRAMKTTKVKGKQLKVYEAFKK is encoded by the coding sequence ATGACACGTATACGATTCAATGATTTTAACTTAAGCACACCGATTCTCGACTCGATCGAGCAACTCGGATACACGGCACCAACCGAAGTCCAGCAATCGGTCATTCCCGTCGTATTATCCGGAAAAGACGTCATCGTCAAATCACGGACAGGAAGTGGGAAGACGGCTTCCTTCGCAATCCCCCTTTGTGAACTCGTCGAGTGGGAAGAAAACAAACCACAAGTCTTAGTCTTGACGCCAACACGTGAGCTTGCCTTGCAGGTCAAAGAAGACATCATGAACATCGGACGCTATAAGCGGATCAAAGCGACGGCCGTCTTCGGCAAGCAACCGTTCCGTGGACAAGTCACGGAACTCAAACAAAAGACACACGTCGTCGTCGGGACACCGGGACGTGTACGCGATCATATCGAGCGGGGCACGCTATCGCTTGAGAAAATCCGTTACGTCGTCTTGGATGAAGCCGATGAAATGCTGAATATGGGCTTCCTCGATCAAGTCGACGCCATCTTGTCCGAGTTACCAAAAGATCGGATGACACTCTTATTCTCTGCGACCTTCCCGGAAGATATCGCACAGTTGAGCAATCGTTACATGGATGCACCGAAACGAATCGAAGCGGGTGAAACCGTCGTCTCAACGATTACGCATAGTTATATTCCGGTGACGGATAAGACGAAGTTCGCGATTCTAAAAGATGTCCTCGTCGCTGAAAACCCGGATCGCTGTATGATTTTCTGTCGGACGAAAGAACATGTCGATTTCGTTGCAAATGGTCTCCGTGCACATGACTATCCGGTTGAAGCGATTCACGGAGGAATGGAACAAGACGATCGACTTGATGCGATGAAGGCGTTCCGTGCCGGTAAATTCCGGATTCTCGTTGCAACAGACGTCGCAGCACGCGGTATCGATATTGAGAACATCACGCATGTCATCCAGTATGATCTCCCTGTCGAACGAGAAAGCTACGTTCACCGGACCGGTCGGACGGGTCGTGCAGGAGCAACTGGACAAGCAATTAGTCTCGTCACACCAGCAGACGAACGTCGCCTGAAGGAAATCGAGCAATATCACGGGAAGCTGACACGCCGCCAAGCACCGACGGAAAAGGACTTGATGCGGACAGCGGATGCGTTCGAAGAGAAAATGGCGACGGCAGATACGCGTTCGTCGAAAACGGAACAGCTCGATGCCGACATCATGAAGTTGTTCTTTAACGGCGGAAAGAAAAAGAAACTTCGTGCCGTCGACTTCGTTGGAACGATCGCGAAGATTGAAGGCGTCACAGCAGACGATATCGGGATTATCTCGATTCAGGATACGTTGACGTATGTCGATATCCTGAACGGCAAAGGTCCGCTTGTCTTACGAGCGATGAAGACGACGAAAGTCAAAGGGAAACAATTGAAGGTGTATGAAGCATTCAAGAAGTAA
- the rlmN gene encoding 23S rRNA (adenine(2503)-C(2))-methyltransferase RlmN produces MNKPSIYGLTLEQMTEWLSNQGHKPFRAKQVWDWLYRKRVTTFAEMTNVNKDCLELLDQSFTIDSMTEAVKQESADGTIKFLFKLYDGNLIETVLMRHKYGLSVCVTTQVGCNIGCSFCASGLIKKSRDLSAGEIVEQIMNVQHHLDAVGNEERVSHVVVMGIGEPFDNFDNMVDFLNVIKDHNGLAIGARHITVSTSGLADKIYKFADLKLQVNLAISLHAPNNELRTQIMKINRAIPLEKLMPAIDYYVQTTNRKITIEYILLRGVNDQKEHAVELAKLFEDKRHLTYVNLIPYNPVDEHGQYQRSTSEDITTFYDTLKKNGLNCGVRLEHGTDIDAACGQLRSKQIKKDKVASK; encoded by the coding sequence ATGAATAAACCATCCATTTATGGATTAACGCTTGAGCAGATGACAGAATGGTTATCGAATCAAGGGCACAAACCATTCCGTGCCAAACAAGTATGGGATTGGCTCTACCGTAAACGTGTCACGACTTTCGCGGAAATGACGAATGTCAACAAGGATTGCCTTGAGTTGTTAGATCAGAGTTTTACGATTGACTCGATGACAGAAGCGGTCAAGCAAGAATCAGCAGACGGAACAATTAAGTTCCTCTTCAAATTATATGATGGCAACTTGATCGAAACGGTTTTGATGCGTCATAAATACGGTCTTTCTGTCTGTGTTACGACACAGGTTGGCTGTAACATCGGCTGTAGCTTCTGTGCAAGTGGTCTCATCAAGAAGAGCCGCGACTTGTCAGCAGGCGAAATCGTTGAGCAGATCATGAACGTTCAACATCACCTCGATGCAGTCGGAAACGAAGAACGTGTCAGCCACGTCGTCGTCATGGGTATCGGTGAACCGTTCGATAACTTCGACAACATGGTCGACTTCTTGAACGTCATCAAGGACCACAATGGTCTTGCAATCGGTGCGCGTCACATCACGGTTTCAACAAGTGGTTTGGCAGACAAGATCTACAAGTTCGCTGACTTAAAACTCCAAGTCAACTTAGCTATCTCGCTTCACGCACCAAACAATGAATTGCGTACGCAAATCATGAAAATCAACCGGGCGATTCCGCTTGAGAAATTGATGCCAGCAATCGATTATTACGTTCAAACAACGAACCGTAAAATCACGATCGAGTATATCTTGCTTCGTGGCGTCAACGACCAAAAAGAACACGCGGTCGAACTCGCGAAATTGTTTGAAGACAAACGTCACCTGACGTATGTCAACTTGATTCCGTACAACCCAGTCGATGAGCACGGTCAATATCAACGCAGTACGTCTGAAGATATCACGACGTTCTACGATACATTGAAGAAGAACGGCTTGAACTGTGGTGTTCGTCTTGAGCACGGAACAGATATCGATGCTGCGTGTGGTCAATTACGTAGTAAGCAAATCAAAAAAGATAAAGTAGCATCCAAATAA
- a CDS encoding NAD(FAD)-utilizing dehydrogenase, translated as MYDVTIIGAGVAGIFLAHQLVEDGQCVLLLDAGKPIRKRTVEDAYLGFAGLGKSEGKFNYAMGFGGELVSKIGEETTRRLFQEVDNLLCTYGADMIETYSTHSPAVAIRARRAGLHTVETTVRHLGTARTVGVFTAFEDALLPRLDARFETTIEQITKSEAFTIKTADETFVSRRIVFATGRSGADFTLQQLATLGVIPQRTRLDLGVRVETDEALFRTLLQETFETKLGYDSPYGKAVTYCMNPCGRIIRKYQEGLVMPDGQNVHETADGSTNLNFTLFLPRYFSTLAQANAYATRVIGGINQGQDRIVVQRLSDFRKSRATTTDQLLHNGIIPSLAASPGDLHAEVPVEDLLVLEGFFKRLERLLETELPADTLLYGLDGKFYAPMLETSETFETTCSGVYAIGDCSGATHSLAQAAASGLHLGHALTQTSRSLFA; from the coding sequence ATGTATGATGTGACGATTATCGGAGCCGGTGTAGCGGGAATCTTCCTTGCTCATCAGCTCGTTGAAGATGGGCAATGCGTCTTACTGCTCGATGCCGGAAAACCAATCCGCAAGCGAACAGTAGAAGATGCGTATCTTGGATTTGCAGGGCTTGGAAAATCAGAAGGAAAATTCAATTATGCGATGGGATTCGGCGGAGAGCTCGTCTCAAAAATCGGTGAAGAGACGACACGACGACTGTTCCAAGAAGTCGATAATCTTTTATGTACATACGGTGCCGATATGATCGAGACCTACTCGACGCATTCACCTGCTGTCGCAATTCGCGCCCGTCGTGCTGGTCTCCATACGGTCGAGACGACCGTCCGTCATTTAGGCACAGCACGGACAGTTGGCGTCTTCACGGCGTTTGAGGATGCTTTATTGCCACGACTCGATGCTCGTTTCGAAACGACGATCGAACAGATCACGAAGTCGGAGGCGTTTACGATTAAAACAGCGGACGAAACCTTCGTAAGTCGACGGATCGTGTTCGCGACAGGTCGTTCCGGTGCAGACTTTACGTTGCAACAGTTAGCGACGCTTGGTGTCATCCCACAGCGGACCCGACTTGATCTCGGAGTGCGGGTCGAGACGGATGAGGCACTATTTCGAACATTACTACAGGAGACGTTCGAGACAAAGCTCGGTTACGACTCACCTTATGGTAAAGCCGTCACCTATTGCATGAATCCATGCGGACGGATCATCCGCAAATATCAAGAAGGACTCGTCATGCCGGACGGTCAAAACGTCCATGAGACGGCAGATGGATCAACGAATTTGAACTTTACACTGTTTCTCCCGCGTTATTTTTCGACGTTAGCACAAGCCAATGCATACGCCACACGCGTTATCGGAGGAATCAATCAAGGACAGGATCGCATCGTTGTCCAGCGCCTCAGTGACTTTCGAAAATCGCGAGCGACAACAACGGATCAATTGCTTCATAACGGAATCATCCCTTCGCTAGCTGCTTCCCCTGGAGATTTACACGCGGAAGTACCTGTGGAAGACCTCCTCGTCTTGGAAGGTTTTTTTAAACGCCTCGAGCGACTCCTTGAGACGGAACTTCCAGCAGATACGTTACTTTATGGACTAGATGGTAAGTTTTACGCACCGATGCTTGAGACGTCAGAAACGTTTGAGACGACATGCTCCGGTGTCTATGCGATCGGTGATTGCTCTGGTGCAACGCACTCTCTTGCCCAAGCAGCCGCTAGCGGACTTCATCTCGGACATGCTTTAACGCAAACAAGCCGGTCCCTCTTCGCCTAA
- a CDS encoding LLM class flavin-dependent oxidoreductase, translating into MEYGFWLPIFGGWLRNVEDEQMPATFDYAKQVAQTAERIGFSTTLIAELNLNDIKGIKEPSLEAWTTAAAIAATTERLEIMTAVRPGFHNPATTAKMAANIDQLSGGRFTLNVVSAWWAEEAKQYNGIFTAHDERYARTEEFVTVMKGLWADASPYSFFGNHYTIEQAELHPKPVQRPGIKLYAGGESEAGKRTIVEHCDAYVMHGGTVEEVAHKINDMKVRREATEHAPLESFGLAAYIICRDTEEEALLEWQRITDVKEDSAGYAGYQDFISKSQLEQQVERNDYSVSNRGLRPNLIGTPEQIAERILAFEAVGVTLLLLQFSPQLEEMERFARDVMPLVEAKRKVGQQS; encoded by the coding sequence GTGGAGTATGGTTTTTGGTTACCGATTTTTGGGGGATGGCTACGTAACGTCGAGGATGAACAGATGCCAGCAACATTCGATTATGCGAAACAAGTCGCACAAACAGCTGAACGCATCGGCTTCTCGACGACGTTGATTGCGGAATTGAACTTGAACGATATCAAAGGCATCAAGGAACCGAGTCTTGAGGCATGGACAACGGCAGCGGCGATTGCTGCAACAACAGAACGCCTTGAGATCATGACAGCGGTTCGTCCCGGGTTCCATAATCCAGCGACGACGGCGAAGATGGCGGCAAACATCGATCAGTTGAGTGGAGGGCGATTTACGCTCAATGTCGTCTCAGCCTGGTGGGCAGAAGAAGCAAAACAATACAACGGTATTTTTACTGCACATGATGAGCGCTATGCCCGGACGGAAGAGTTCGTCACGGTCATGAAAGGACTATGGGCAGATGCGTCACCGTACAGCTTCTTCGGTAATCACTACACGATCGAACAGGCAGAACTCCATCCGAAACCCGTCCAGCGTCCGGGGATTAAGCTCTACGCTGGTGGAGAGAGTGAAGCCGGAAAACGGACGATCGTCGAACATTGTGATGCCTACGTCATGCATGGAGGCACTGTTGAAGAAGTAGCTCATAAAATCAATGATATGAAAGTACGCCGGGAAGCGACGGAACACGCACCGCTTGAGAGCTTCGGTCTTGCTGCCTACATCATTTGTCGGGATACGGAAGAAGAAGCGCTTCTTGAGTGGCAACGCATCACGGACGTTAAGGAAGACAGCGCCGGTTATGCCGGTTATCAAGATTTCATCAGTAAATCACAACTCGAACAACAGGTCGAACGAAATGATTATTCCGTCTCGAACCGTGGTCTGCGACCGAACTTGATCGGAACACCAGAACAGATTGCCGAACGGATTCTAGCGTTCGAAGCCGTTGGTGTCACGTTGCTCTTGTTACAATTCTCACCACAACTCGAAGAAATGGAACGCTTTGCCCGTGACGTAATGCCACTGGTCGAAGCGAAACGAAAGGTAGGTCAACAATCATGA
- a CDS encoding nitroreductase family protein produces MATQTQTDFMEIVKGRRSIRNYDTNVKISKEEMTQILEEATLAPSSVNMQPWRFLVIDSEEGKATLAPLAKFNQVQVETSSAVIAVFGDMNAVDQLENIYDTAVAKGLMPQEVRDRQVPAIQGMYSSISANDLKDSILIDSGLVSMQLMLVARAHGYDTNPIGGYEKDQIAEAFGLEKERYLPVMLLSIGKAVDAGYPSVRLPINDIADWK; encoded by the coding sequence ATGGCAACGCAAACTCAAACAGACTTCATGGAAATCGTTAAAGGACGTCGCTCGATTCGTAACTACGACACGAACGTAAAAATTTCAAAAGAAGAAATGACACAAATCCTTGAAGAAGCAACACTTGCACCTTCTTCCGTCAACATGCAACCATGGCGTTTCCTCGTCATCGATAGCGAAGAAGGAAAAGCAACACTTGCACCACTCGCGAAATTCAACCAAGTCCAAGTCGAGACATCTTCTGCTGTCATCGCTGTCTTCGGTGACATGAACGCAGTCGATCAACTCGAAAACATCTACGACACAGCTGTTGCGAAAGGGCTCATGCCACAAGAAGTACGCGATCGCCAAGTACCTGCGATCCAAGGCATGTACAGCAGTATCTCAGCAAACGATTTGAAAGATAGCATCTTGATCGACTCAGGTCTCGTTTCGATGCAATTGATGCTCGTCGCTCGTGCGCACGGATATGATACGAACCCAATCGGTGGTTACGAGAAAGATCAAATCGCAGAAGCATTCGGTCTTGAAAAAGAGCGTTACCTCCCAGTCATGTTGCTTTCAATCGGTAAAGCAGTAGATGCAGGATACCCATCGGTTCGCCTACCGATCAACGACATCGCAGACTGGAAATAA
- a CDS encoding YczE/YyaS/YitT family protein, giving the protein MTRHRASWLLRATLKWGLFLLGLFLLALGSSMMITAELGVSTWDVLHLGLQKKTPLSVGTIILLVGLLLVFVKYTLDRVTPQIGTLVNAIFVGVFMNLVLNSHLLPSFESIWLNTIWLIFGIFIIGMGAGLYVAVGYGAGPRDGLTLTLAERFGTSIRLMRTIMEVTACGIGWLLGGPVFFGTILSIFLIGPFLQFWLFYFRRIIAAIDAKGIPASKRQIS; this is encoded by the coding sequence ATGACGCGTCATCGTGCTTCCTGGTTATTACGCGCTACGTTAAAGTGGGGACTCTTCCTACTCGGTTTATTTTTACTCGCTCTCGGCTCATCGATGATGATCACTGCTGAACTCGGTGTCTCGACGTGGGATGTATTGCATCTCGGTCTCCAAAAGAAAACACCACTGTCCGTCGGAACGATTATTTTGCTCGTTGGTCTATTACTCGTGTTCGTTAAGTACACATTAGACCGCGTCACACCACAAATTGGAACACTCGTCAACGCGATCTTCGTCGGTGTCTTCATGAATCTTGTCCTTAATTCTCATCTCTTACCCTCTTTTGAGTCGATCTGGTTGAATACGATCTGGTTGATTTTCGGCATCTTCATCATCGGCATGGGGGCAGGTCTTTATGTTGCTGTCGGATATGGAGCCGGTCCACGCGATGGGTTGACGCTGACACTTGCAGAGCGATTTGGAACGTCGATTCGTCTGATGCGGACGATCATGGAGGTCACGGCATGCGGCATTGGCTGGTTGCTCGGTGGTCCTGTTTTCTTCGGTACAATCCTCTCGATTTTCTTAATCGGACCGTTCCTGCAATTTTGGTTGTTCTATTTCCGTCGGATCATTGCAGCGATTGATGCAAAAGGAATTCCAGCGTCTAAACGCCAAATTAGCTAA
- a CDS encoding nitroreductase family protein — protein MTTQTTTDFMEIVKGRRSIRNYDTNVKISKEEMTQILEEATLAPSSVNMQPWRFLVIDSEEGKATLAPLAKFNQVQVETSSAVIAVFGDMNAVDSIETIYDMAVEKGLMPQEVRDRQVPAIKGFYRPEDVETLRDSILIDSGLVSMQLMLVARAHGYDTNPIGGYEKDQIAEAFGLEKERYLPVMLLSIGKAVDAGYPSVRLPIADIAEWK, from the coding sequence ATGACTACTCAAACAACAACGGACTTCATGGAAATCGTTAAAGGACGTCGCTCGATTCGTAACTACGACACGAACGTAAAAATTTCAAAAGAAGAAATGACACAAATCCTTGAAGAAGCAACACTTGCACCTTCTTCTGTCAACATGCAACCATGGCGTTTCCTCGTCATCGATAGCGAAGAAGGAAAAGCAACACTTGCACCACTCGCGAAATTCAACCAAGTCCAAGTCGAGACATCTTCTGCTGTCATCGCTGTCTTCGGTGACATGAACGCGGTCGATAGCATCGAGACAATCTACGATATGGCTGTTGAAAAAGGTCTCATGCCACAAGAAGTACGCGATCGCCAAGTACCAGCCATCAAAGGTTTCTACCGTCCAGAAGACGTTGAAACATTACGTGACAGCATCTTGATCGACTCAGGTCTCGTTTCGATGCAATTGATGCTCGTCGCTCGTGCGCACGGTTACGACACAAACCCAATCGGCGGTTACGAAAAAGATCAAATCGCGGAAGCATTCGGTCTTGAAAAAGAGCGTTACCTCCCAGTCATGTTGCTTTCAATCGGTAAAGCAGTAGATGCAGGATACCCATCGGTTCGTCTACCAATCGCTGACATCGCAGAATGGAAATAA